One window from the genome of Mucilaginibacter ginsenosidivorans encodes:
- a CDS encoding DUF6119 family protein, with amino-acid sequence MPQKIQNSFYLLKEEVNIFNNNAVKYTVQKVDLTYLKKLFKTRKYKEQALKANLSAAYDVYLFYKRNTTPVKWKDFIETIADPNEDILKNRIGHSESYILLLYNKTSKQFYCSTGGFGHVDIMDVATNDLGIQILSRIVKAEDKALRSTKEKTFTGNVEGAVKFFRNENNFYDNESFGMVYNELRAALTKAKLVKHFGFSVNDLRSNNLCIAKNSFSIKKSVSFKELLRIIDSCEKILKLPIAVEINSITKIDRKDSALISSLNKDLDKLIYANYKKVADFVSVEISHKEFEKYYLSDQTKLSLKISRKSHEVEYEAPIRDIQTILDEIRTLNSKLTKDELDLMLDNGTIQTFDADGTLLTTDTVRHHYCTEIKQGLKSYFLIEKDWYEISRSMIDKINVTCTNFVVEKKYTGPAMPKWPSTQSENAFNASLLGTANTLAFDLITPLNIEVCDILRWDKDNIYLYHVKKGFNNSMRDLCGQISIAARKVLEDSKNKFAFLGSLYDALAANKGASNYYKKARKELAKVSRLDFIKLFQERKIVFVLAVQDRAKSVRTLEKNMADFDSNIAKFSLIELTQKMRNSEVAFEILQLA; translated from the coding sequence ATGCCGCAAAAGATTCAAAACAGTTTTTACCTGCTTAAAGAAGAGGTTAATATTTTTAACAACAACGCTGTAAAGTATACGGTGCAAAAGGTGGATTTAACATATCTTAAGAAGCTTTTTAAAACACGAAAATACAAGGAGCAAGCCCTTAAAGCCAACCTGAGTGCAGCTTATGATGTGTACTTGTTTTATAAAAGAAATACCACACCTGTAAAGTGGAAAGACTTTATTGAAACCATCGCCGATCCGAATGAGGATATCTTGAAAAATCGTATCGGACATTCCGAAAGCTATATTCTACTGTTATATAATAAGACATCGAAACAGTTCTACTGCTCAACCGGTGGCTTCGGGCATGTCGATATCATGGACGTGGCAACAAATGATCTTGGTATTCAAATCCTGTCACGCATTGTTAAAGCGGAAGACAAAGCCCTTCGATCCACCAAAGAAAAAACCTTTACGGGCAATGTCGAAGGCGCAGTCAAGTTTTTCAGGAATGAAAATAACTTTTACGACAATGAAAGTTTTGGTATGGTCTACAATGAATTACGTGCTGCACTTACTAAAGCAAAGCTGGTTAAACATTTCGGGTTCTCCGTTAATGATTTGCGTTCCAATAATCTCTGTATTGCCAAAAACTCCTTTTCGATCAAGAAGTCGGTATCATTCAAAGAGCTGTTGCGTATCATTGATTCTTGTGAGAAGATATTGAAACTTCCGATTGCGGTTGAAATTAATTCGATTACCAAAATCGATAGGAAAGACTCGGCGCTGATTAGCAGCCTGAACAAAGACTTGGATAAACTTATTTATGCCAATTATAAAAAAGTGGCAGACTTTGTCAGCGTTGAGATCAGCCACAAGGAATTTGAAAAATATTATTTGTCTGACCAGACCAAATTATCCTTAAAGATAAGCCGCAAGTCGCATGAGGTCGAATATGAAGCGCCAATCCGGGACATCCAAACCATTCTCGATGAGATCAGAACCTTAAATTCAAAGCTGACTAAAGATGAATTAGATCTGATGCTCGACAACGGGACCATTCAGACCTTTGATGCAGACGGGACTCTCCTCACCACAGATACTGTCAGGCATCATTATTGTACGGAAATTAAACAGGGCCTGAAAAGCTATTTCCTGATCGAAAAGGATTGGTATGAAATCAGCCGGTCCATGATTGATAAAATTAATGTAACCTGTACCAATTTTGTAGTCGAAAAAAAATATACAGGTCCGGCAATGCCTAAATGGCCATCAACGCAATCGGAAAATGCGTTCAACGCTTCACTTCTCGGTACGGCGAATACCCTTGCATTTGATTTGATTACTCCGCTAAATATCGAAGTTTGTGATATTTTGAGATGGGATAAGGATAATATTTATTTATACCACGTAAAAAAGGGCTTTAATAATTCTATGCGTGATCTGTGCGGGCAGATAAGTATTGCAGCCAGAAAAGTACTAGAAGATTCTAAAAATAAATTTGCATTTCTTGGGAGCTTGTATGATGCTTTAGCGGCAAATAAGGGTGCTTCTAATTACTACAAAAAAGCACGAAAAGAATTGGCAAAAGTTTCAAGATTAGATTTTATAAAACTTTTCCAGGAACGAAAGATTGTTTTTGTCCTAGCGGTGCAGGACAGAGCAAAGTCAGTCAGAACACTTGAAAAAAATATGGCTGATTTTGATTCGAATATTGCTAAGTTCTCGCTAATTGAGTTAACACAGAAAATGAGAAATTCGGAAGTGGCGTTCGAAATTTTGCAGCTGGCGTAA
- a CDS encoding LacI family DNA-binding transcriptional regulator yields MKKKTSINDIARDLNFAKSTVSFILNGKAKRKRISEELAERVLKYVKEKGYKPSHLATSLSTGKTKVICLMVEKISDFFFRI; encoded by the coding sequence ATGAAAAAGAAGACGTCTATAAATGACATCGCCAGAGATTTGAACTTCGCCAAGTCAACGGTATCATTTATATTGAACGGAAAAGCCAAACGAAAAAGGATCAGCGAAGAATTAGCGGAACGAGTGCTGAAATATGTTAAGGAGAAAGGATATAAACCAAGCCACCTTGCGACGAGTTTGAGTACAGGCAAGACTAAGGTGATCTGCCTCATGGTGGAGAAGATTTCCGATTTTTTTTTTCGCATATAG
- a CDS encoding M48 family metalloprotease has translation MKKGFIISIMLLSFQLCAFAQHKISIKRSCGFSKEDPPAEGYAWGADNQALEYIKRICQVSGISKNFTVERSSATATACALIDFNNNRIIYYNQHFFASLGDETYKIAILAHEIAHHLNNNLFTKDSNRAIDELDADKFAGSVICKLGLKLEDAKGLYLTQCPAQSTGLYPAQSDRIDAFSIGFNDAGCQNTITPKLATKSAETGDFCFQNADRVGYKATVTILKEGKNGAIKTISVSDGEKQCVYELEAGVYTVNISWSDRWSNNIPSTTQQIRVRSGVAGTLALQH, from the coding sequence ATGAAAAAGGGGTTTATTATTTCAATCATGCTTTTATCGTTCCAATTATGTGCATTTGCTCAACATAAAATTTCGATCAAGCGAAGTTGCGGGTTTAGTAAAGAAGATCCGCCTGCTGAAGGTTACGCTTGGGGAGCAGACAATCAAGCACTTGAGTATATTAAAAGGATTTGTCAGGTATCGGGAATAAGTAAAAATTTTACTGTAGAACGCTCAAGTGCAACAGCTACTGCATGTGCCTTAATTGATTTTAATAACAATCGGATTATATATTATAATCAACACTTTTTTGCCTCATTGGGCGATGAAACGTATAAAATTGCAATATTGGCTCATGAAATTGCACATCATTTAAATAATAACCTTTTCACTAAGGATTCTAACAGGGCAATTGACGAACTGGATGCTGATAAGTTTGCCGGAAGTGTCATTTGTAAACTCGGCCTCAAACTGGAAGATGCAAAAGGGCTATACTTAACACAATGTCCTGCTCAAAGTACAGGATTATATCCAGCTCAAAGCGACAGAATTGATGCTTTTTCAATAGGCTTTAATGACGCCGGATGTCAAAATACCATCACACCAAAACTGGCGACAAAATCTGCCGAAACCGGTGATTTTTGCTTTCAGAACGCTGACAGAGTTGGCTATAAAGCCACCGTCACAATTCTTAAAGAGGGTAAAAATGGCGCTATCAAAACTATAAGCGTAAGTGATGGGGAGAAACAATGTGTTTACGAGTTGGAGGCCGGCGTTTATACAGTTAATATTTCATGGAGTGATAGATGGTCGAATAATATCCCGTCTACAACACAACAAATAAGAGTAAGAAGCGGCGTTGCTGGTACGCTTGCATTACAGCATTAA